One Vigna unguiculata cultivar IT97K-499-35 chromosome 7, ASM411807v1, whole genome shotgun sequence genomic region harbors:
- the LOC114190814 gene encoding nuclear transcription factor Y subunit B-5-like, with translation MGDNINIGKVLDREGFKYNFTSSASTASDSCAQDGVMKEQDRLLPIANVGRIMKQTLPPNAKISKEAKETMQECVSEFISFVTGEASDKCHKEKRKTVNGDDICWALATLGFDDYADPLKRYLHKYRELEGERANQNKSNTYENNIANI, from the coding sequence ATGGGTGACAACATCAACATTGGCAAAGTCTTAGACAGAGAAGGCTTTAAGTATAACTTCACATCTTCAGCTTCAACTGCAAGTGATAGCTGTGCACAAGATGGGGTGATGAAGGAGCAGGATCGGTTGCTTCCAATAGCTAATGTTGGGAGAATCATGAAACAAACTCTTCCCCCGAATGCCAAGATCTCAAAAGAAGCAAAAGAAACCATGCAGGAATGTGTTTCTGAGTTCATCAGCTTTGTCACTGGGGAAGCTTCCGACAAGTGTCACAAGGAGAAGCGCAAAACGGTGAATGGTGATGATATTTGCTGGGCCTTGGCTACCCTAGGGTTTGATGACTACGCTGACCCTCTTAAAAGGTACTTGCATAAGTATAGGGAGTTGGAGGGGGAGAGAGCAAACCAAAATAAGAGTAACACTTACGAAAACAACATTgcaaacatataa